Proteins encoded in a region of the Photobacterium profundum SS9 genome:
- a CDS encoding 3-deoxy-7-phosphoheptulonate synthase, with product MPMKTDELRTVSLGLMPTPAEIEAVSPITDEIAAHVADSRRQVEDILTGKDSRLLVVVGPCSVHDTDAAMDYAKHLVAVQEQYRDELCIVMRTYFEKPRTVVGWKGLISDPHLDGSLDFVAGLHKARKLLVDVNALGLATATEFLDMITGQYLADLITWGAIGARTTESQIHREMASALSCPVGFKNGTDGNIKIAIDAIRATRESHLFCSPAKNGQMTIYRTAGNPHGHVILRGGKMPNYHQADVETSCNTLAEFDLPTRLVVDFSHGNCQKQHRRQLDVAADICTQIREGSNYIAGIMAESFIIEGNQAVVAGKEKELVYGQSITDPCVNWEDTVTMLDMLADAIKTRK from the coding sequence ATGCCAATGAAAACTGATGAACTCCGTACCGTTAGCCTAGGGTTAATGCCAACTCCGGCAGAAATTGAAGCTGTCTCTCCTATTACTGACGAAATTGCAGCGCACGTTGCTGATTCTCGCCGTCAAGTTGAAGACATCCTAACCGGTAAGGATTCTCGACTTTTAGTTGTCGTAGGACCATGTTCTGTTCACGATACAGATGCAGCAATGGATTATGCTAAACACCTTGTTGCTGTTCAGGAACAATACAGAGATGAACTTTGTATTGTTATGCGCACATACTTTGAAAAGCCTCGTACCGTTGTAGGCTGGAAAGGGTTAATTTCAGATCCACACCTTGACGGTAGCTTAGATTTTGTCGCAGGTTTACATAAAGCACGTAAGTTATTAGTAGATGTAAATGCTTTAGGTTTGGCTACTGCTACTGAATTCCTTGATATGATTACAGGACAGTATCTTGCTGACTTAATCACATGGGGAGCAATTGGCGCGCGTACAACTGAGTCTCAAATTCACCGTGAAATGGCTTCTGCCCTTTCTTGTCCTGTTGGTTTCAAAAATGGTACTGACGGAAATATCAAAATAGCCATTGATGCGATTCGTGCAACACGTGAATCTCACCTATTTTGCTCACCAGCGAAAAATGGTCAAATGACGATTTACCGTACAGCAGGTAACCCACACGGTCATGTGATTTTACGTGGTGGCAAAATGCCAAATTACCACCAAGCTGATGTTGAAACATCATGTAATACACTGGCTGAATTTGATTTACCAACACGCCTTGTTGTTGACTTCAGCCACGGTAATTGCCAAAAGCAACACCGTCGTCAACTTGATGTCGCAGCTGATATCTGTACTCAAATTCGTGAAGGCAGCAATTACATTGCGGGTATTATGGCTGAAAGCTTTATTATTGAAGGCAACCAAGCTGTTGTTGCTGGAAAAGAAAAAGAACTTGTCTACGGTCAATCTATTACAGACCCTTGTGTAAACTGGGAAGATACCGTCACTATGCTAGATATGCTTGCTGACGCGATCAAAACTCGTAAATAA
- the lpxL gene encoding LpxL/LpxP family Kdo(2)-lipid IV(A) lauroyl/palmitoleoyl acyltransferase — translation MSNFTPPTFTKALLHPRYWLTLFFVGLMYVISWLPYFIQYRMGQGVGRLAMRFMKKRRKIIERNLELCFPNMSKDEREVMIKKNIDNTGLALFESGMAWFWPDVRVNRHVDIKGLEHMKKLEAEGKGALLVAVHSMNLELGARAFGIKMSGTGVYRPNGNPCYDFFQYRGRARSNRTLIDRKDVKGMLRSLRRGERVWYAPDHDYGRRRSTFAPLFAVDNACTTTGTSLLVDATDCAVVPFTMVRDSASGKYTLTMYPPVEGFPNKNPEEGAAFINKIVENSIMQAPEQYMWLHRRFKTRPEGEACLYTK, via the coding sequence ATGAGTAATTTTACGCCTCCCACATTTACAAAAGCGCTTTTACATCCACGTTATTGGCTAACACTATTCTTTGTTGGGTTAATGTATGTAATTAGCTGGTTACCTTATTTTATTCAATACCGAATGGGACAGGGTGTAGGGCGCTTAGCAATGCGCTTTATGAAAAAACGCCGTAAAATTATAGAACGCAATTTAGAGCTTTGCTTCCCGAATATGTCGAAAGACGAACGTGAGGTGATGATCAAGAAAAATATCGACAATACAGGCCTCGCGCTGTTCGAATCAGGAATGGCTTGGTTTTGGCCTGATGTACGTGTTAACCGTCACGTTGATATCAAAGGCCTAGAGCACATGAAAAAGCTGGAAGCTGAAGGCAAAGGGGCATTGTTAGTGGCAGTGCACTCTATGAACCTTGAGTTAGGCGCACGTGCATTTGGTATTAAAATGTCGGGCACGGGTGTTTACCGCCCAAACGGCAACCCTTGTTATGACTTTTTCCAGTACCGAGGTCGAGCACGTTCAAACCGTACGTTGATTGATCGAAAAGACGTGAAAGGCATGTTGCGTTCTCTTCGCCGTGGTGAGCGTGTTTGGTATGCACCTGATCATGATTACGGACGCCGTCGTTCAACGTTTGCCCCTTTATTTGCCGTTGATAACGCATGTACAACAACAGGTACGAGTTTATTAGTGGATGCGACAGATTGTGCTGTTGTACCTTTTACTATGGTACGAGACAGTGCTTCTGGTAAGTACACGTTAACCATGTATCCGCCAGTTGAAGGTTTTCCTAATAAAAATCCTGAAGAAGGTGCAGCTTTCATCAATAAGATTGTAGAAAACTCAATTATGCAGGCACCTGAACAGTACATGTGGTTACATCGACGCTTTAAAACTCGCCCAGAAGGCGAAGCGTGCTTATATACGAAATAA
- a CDS encoding YajQ family cyclic di-GMP-binding protein — MPSFDIVSEVDFVEVRNAVDNSARELKTRFDFKNVEASITFDKEIVKITTESDFQLTQLVSILRGNLAKREVDAQSMTQKDTVRTGKAWACNVEFKQGIESDTAKKVVKTIKDAKLKVQASIQGEKVRVTAKKRDDLQAAMALVRNNEELGQPFQFDNFRD; from the coding sequence ATGCCATCTTTTGATATTGTTTCTGAAGTCGATTTTGTAGAAGTTCGAAATGCTGTAGATAACTCAGCACGTGAACTTAAAACACGTTTTGATTTTAAAAATGTTGAAGCAAGCATCACGTTTGATAAAGAAATCGTAAAAATCACGACTGAATCTGACTTCCAGCTAACGCAGCTTGTTTCTATTCTTCGTGGAAACCTGGCTAAACGCGAAGTTGATGCGCAATCAATGACGCAAAAAGACACAGTACGTACCGGTAAAGCATGGGCGTGTAATGTTGAATTCAAGCAAGGCATTGAATCTGACACTGCAAAAAAAGTAGTAAAAACAATTAAAGATGCAAAGCTAAAAGTTCAGGCATCGATTCAAGGTGAAAAAGTACGCGTAACAGCTAAAAAACGTGATGACTTACAAGCAGCAATGGCGTTAGTTCGCAATAATGAAGAATTAGGTCAACCCTTCCAGTTTGATAACTTCCGCGACTAA
- a CDS encoding DNA-J related domain-containing protein, which produces MQMNSEQSYCQSHHDNPLIWPIITLLKEQPTGWMIHTLSEELKQRGILSTLDNEPEKDLFKRNFLLMNALYQLQEMLLPEQWLQAQAMDIQLSHNLSSNNNQIAFNDPLREYYLNWKNYDADTATIQNLLSSFWHRYQDHIGIHSSKKSAQNPSSSRHTFHTINQHDLMTLELTIDAKPNEIRRQWRKLALRWHPDRPNGDAHQFRTICEAWQRIQEHLNI; this is translated from the coding sequence ATGCAAATGAATAGTGAGCAATCATATTGCCAATCACACCACGATAATCCGCTTATTTGGCCAATCATTACGCTGTTAAAAGAGCAACCAACAGGTTGGATGATCCATACTCTTTCTGAAGAATTAAAACAACGAGGGATACTATCAACGCTGGATAACGAGCCGGAAAAAGACCTCTTTAAGCGCAATTTTCTATTGATGAATGCACTATATCAACTGCAAGAAATGTTGCTGCCAGAACAATGGCTGCAAGCACAAGCGATGGACATTCAGCTCTCTCATAATCTTAGCTCGAACAATAATCAAATAGCGTTCAACGACCCACTGCGTGAATACTATTTAAATTGGAAAAACTACGATGCTGATACCGCAACTATTCAAAACTTACTTTCTTCTTTTTGGCACCGTTATCAAGATCATATTGGCATCCATTCTTCAAAAAAATCGGCACAGAATCCATCAAGTTCACGACATACATTTCATACAATCAATCAGCATGATTTAATGACCTTAGAGCTTACTATCGATGCAAAGCCTAACGAGATTCGTCGTCAGTGGCGTAAACTTGCATTGCGGTGGCACCCAGATAGACCTAATGGCGATGCGCATCAATTCAGAACAATTTGTGAAGCATGGCAAAGAATACAAGAGCATTTGAATATCTAG
- a CDS encoding nitrate reductase cytochrome c-type subunit produces MKRLMSAVLFTAVAIVGITVSVAATVDSDLATLRKAPLNKEPAPPPMSKTLNTDIIPARSYPMQPPLIPHKIDNYQVDIKANKCMSCHARSRVADTQATMISVTHFMDRDGNFLAELSPRRYFCQQCHVTQSDAKLLVDTDFTDLDSLIGQEP; encoded by the coding sequence ATGAAACGATTAATGTCGGCGGTTTTATTCACGGCGGTAGCGATTGTGGGAATAACGGTAAGTGTGGCCGCTACCGTTGATTCTGATTTAGCGACGCTCAGAAAAGCCCCGCTGAATAAAGAGCCAGCCCCTCCGCCCATGAGCAAGACACTCAATACAGACATAATACCTGCGCGTAGCTATCCTATGCAGCCGCCACTTATTCCTCACAAAATCGATAACTATCAAGTCGATATAAAGGCGAATAAATGTATGTCTTGTCATGCCAGAAGTCGCGTGGCAGATACGCAAGCAACCATGATCAGTGTGACCCATTTCATGGATCGTGATGGTAATTTCTTGGCAGAACTTTCACCTAGGCGTTACTTTTGCCAACAATGCCATGTAACGCAATCAGATGCCAAATTGCTGGTGGATACTGATTTTACCGATCTTGACTCGTTAATAGGTCAAGAGCCGTGA
- a CDS encoding pirin family protein, which yields MAIRRIKQILQSHPSSDGDGVKIQRIHGFDNGLFSPFLMLDELKSDNPDDYIGGFPSHPHRGIETLTYMLNGHFQHKDHMGNTGELRDGGAQWMSAGRGVIHSEMPAMSDGKLHGFQLWINLPAAKKMLPAQYHDFQPEEITEKAFNTKNLIRIIAGDLTIKGETLTGPLQQTGVPTTIADWQAGSGETFGSCLNPDFQAMLYVYKGEIEVEGTTVIAGQMAILDQGEGLSLSALKDSGVLLLSGIPIDEPVVHYGPFVMNTMDEINQTIQDYQNGTLIDD from the coding sequence ATGGCGATTAGACGTATTAAACAGATTCTTCAATCACACCCATCATCTGATGGTGACGGCGTTAAAATTCAACGTATTCATGGTTTTGATAACGGATTATTCTCTCCATTCCTAATGCTTGATGAACTTAAATCTGACAATCCAGACGATTATATTGGCGGCTTTCCATCACACCCTCACCGAGGAATTGAAACATTAACATATATGTTAAATGGTCACTTTCAGCATAAAGATCATATGGGTAATACTGGTGAGTTACGTGATGGCGGGGCGCAATGGATGTCGGCAGGTCGCGGGGTTATTCACAGCGAAATGCCAGCCATGTCTGACGGAAAGCTGCATGGGTTCCAGCTTTGGATAAACCTTCCTGCGGCAAAAAAAATGCTACCCGCGCAATATCATGATTTTCAGCCAGAAGAAATCACAGAAAAAGCATTTAATACGAAAAACCTTATTCGCATTATTGCAGGTGATTTAACCATTAAAGGGGAAACCCTAACCGGTCCATTACAACAAACAGGTGTACCAACCACAATTGCAGATTGGCAAGCTGGTAGTGGTGAAACATTCGGCAGCTGTTTAAACCCCGATTTCCAAGCCATGCTATATGTGTATAAAGGCGAAATTGAAGTAGAAGGTACAACCGTTATTGCTGGACAAATGGCAATCTTAGATCAGGGAGAAGGGTTATCACTTTCTGCCTTAAAAGACAGTGGTGTGTTGCTGCTTTCAGGTATTCCAATTGACGAGCCTGTTGTGCACTATGGGCCTTTCGTGATGAATACGATGGATGAAATAAACCAAACTATTCAGGACTATCAAAACGGCACGTTAATTGATGATTGA
- a CDS encoding acyltransferase encodes MKQISSFEWGRIIALFAVIAIHAKPFMTMPIIDDLPWVGLLVNQISRFAVPLFFILAGFLVQPRLIAAPFQALKHYSFPLLKVWAAWSIIYLLIPFNLQTVAEKGYLAERTGYWNYLMQNPLNTLFEGGLVHLWYIPALLSAIAILATLISIKQEKYILPIALALYVFGLIAGSYEPIFGIESPLLTRNGPFFSTLIVALGFEIRRHKLTISQPIALSLLLGGMSLHLAEAYFFMSRGIDFNIHDFLVGTPIWVLGIFFLLQANPTFGDNPRVSRWSKDVLGVYLCHLLVIIYIMNIASALNIDDLIRDLTIIPLTFIISMVLIWLIELTPLKRLLLR; translated from the coding sequence ATGAAACAAATCTCTAGCTTTGAATGGGGACGAATAATTGCCCTATTTGCCGTTATCGCAATTCATGCAAAGCCATTCATGACAATGCCAATCATTGATGATTTACCATGGGTCGGTTTACTCGTTAACCAGATAAGTCGGTTTGCTGTGCCTTTGTTTTTCATTTTAGCGGGTTTTCTTGTTCAACCTCGATTAATAGCAGCCCCTTTTCAAGCGCTTAAGCACTACAGTTTTCCGTTACTCAAAGTGTGGGCGGCATGGAGTATTATTTATCTACTGATCCCGTTTAACTTACAAACGGTAGCAGAAAAAGGATATTTAGCCGAACGTACAGGCTATTGGAATTACTTAATGCAGAACCCTCTAAACACACTGTTTGAGGGTGGATTAGTGCATTTATGGTACATTCCAGCATTACTAAGTGCCATAGCAATACTGGCAACGTTAATCTCTATTAAACAAGAAAAGTATATTCTGCCTATAGCCTTAGCACTTTATGTCTTTGGGTTAATTGCTGGCAGTTATGAGCCAATTTTTGGTATTGAATCACCTTTATTAACGCGTAATGGTCCTTTCTTTAGTACCTTAATTGTTGCGCTTGGTTTTGAAATTCGTCGGCATAAGCTAACAATCTCGCAGCCTATCGCTCTGTCGCTGTTATTAGGGGGAATGTCACTGCACTTAGCTGAAGCATATTTCTTTATGTCTAGAGGGATAGATTTTAATATTCATGACTTCTTAGTCGGTACACCAATTTGGGTACTCGGTATTTTCTTTTTGCTTCAAGCTAACCCGACATTTGGCGACAACCCAAGAGTATCTCGTTGGAGTAAAGATGTACTGGGGGTGTATTTATGCCACCTGTTAGTCATTATTTATATTATGAACATTGCGAGTGCGCTCAACATCGATGATCTCATTAGGGATCTCACTATCATCCCTCTCACCTTTATCATCTCGATGGTACTGATATGGCTGATTGAGCTAACACCACTTAAACGTTTATTACTACGATAG
- a CDS encoding protein adenylyltransferase SelO, which produces MKTLSQLVFNNTYSELPTTFGTAVIPQPLSDPFLVSVNPQVAEMLELDPLEAKTRLFINSFTGNKELAGTAPLAMKYTGHQFGHYNPDLGDGRGLLLGEVLTSTNAKWDIHLKGSGKTPYSRQGDGRAVLRSSIREYLGSAALNGLGIKTTHALALLGSTTLVSREKMERGATLIRVAESHLRFGHFEYLFYTHQHSELKLLADYLIKHHFPDLLTTESEQEDKQTASPNQHHNIYASMLTRIVELTAQLIAGWQSVGFAHGVMNTDNMSVLGLTFDYGPFGFLDDYNPDYICNHSDYSGRYAFNQQPSIALWNLSALGYALTPLIDKEDVDAILNRYHLTLQRDYSARMRNKLGLIEKREEDTVLFSSLFELLQSQMVDYTLFFRTLSSISATDLSVTSLPNSIERFDDLFTCTQPLEKWLKAYAVRLSFENDTSEKNGDTLRLTQMKLHNPKYILRNYLAQQAIDKAEDGDFTMIDELLQVLSSPFDEHLEFNQFADKPPYWGKKLEISCSS; this is translated from the coding sequence ATGAAAACCCTGTCCCAACTTGTGTTCAACAATACTTACAGTGAATTACCAACGACCTTTGGTACAGCTGTAATACCTCAGCCGCTATCTGACCCTTTTTTGGTAAGCGTTAATCCACAAGTTGCTGAAATGCTTGAGTTAGACCCGCTAGAAGCAAAAACACGTCTCTTTATTAACTCCTTTACTGGCAATAAAGAGTTGGCAGGTACAGCACCGCTAGCAATGAAATATACAGGGCATCAGTTTGGACATTACAATCCTGACCTTGGGGATGGTCGTGGCTTGTTGTTGGGTGAAGTATTAACATCAACGAATGCTAAATGGGATATTCATTTAAAAGGCTCAGGTAAAACGCCCTACTCTCGCCAAGGTGATGGTCGTGCAGTATTGCGTTCGAGTATTCGCGAATACTTAGGCAGTGCAGCACTTAACGGGCTGGGCATTAAAACCACTCACGCGTTGGCACTGTTAGGCAGTACAACACTGGTTTCTCGCGAGAAAATGGAACGTGGTGCTACCTTAATCCGTGTGGCTGAAAGCCATTTACGTTTTGGTCATTTCGAGTATTTGTTTTATACCCACCAGCACAGCGAACTTAAACTGCTTGCAGACTATTTAATAAAGCATCACTTTCCCGATCTGCTTACCACTGAAAGTGAGCAAGAAGATAAACAAACTGCATCACCTAATCAGCACCATAATATCTATGCCAGCATGTTGACGCGTATTGTGGAATTAACAGCCCAATTAATTGCAGGGTGGCAGTCGGTCGGCTTTGCACACGGTGTCATGAATACAGACAACATGTCGGTATTGGGGCTCACTTTTGATTATGGTCCTTTTGGTTTCCTTGATGATTATAATCCCGACTACATTTGTAACCATTCCGATTACAGTGGTCGCTACGCGTTTAATCAGCAGCCTTCCATTGCTTTGTGGAACTTGTCAGCATTGGGTTATGCACTCACACCGTTGATCGACAAAGAAGATGTTGATGCAATATTGAATCGTTATCACCTCACACTACAGCGTGATTACAGCGCAAGAATGCGTAATAAATTAGGATTAATCGAAAAACGAGAAGAAGATACCGTGCTCTTTTCGAGTCTGTTTGAGCTACTTCAATCACAAATGGTGGATTACACGCTTTTCTTCAGAACATTATCGAGTATTTCAGCTACTGATTTATCTGTGACTTCATTACCTAATAGCATTGAACGTTTTGACGATTTATTCACGTGTACCCAACCACTAGAAAAATGGCTAAAGGCATACGCTGTTCGGCTAAGTTTTGAAAACGACACCTCAGAAAAAAACGGCGATACATTACGCTTAACGCAGATGAAGCTGCATAATCCAAAGTACATATTACGAAACTACCTTGCTCAGCAAGCTATTGATAAAGCGGAAGATGGTGATTTCACCATGATAGATGAGTTATTACAGGTGCTATCATCTCCCTTCGACGAACATCTTGAATTTAATCAATTTGCAGATAAGCCGCCATACTGGGGGAAAAAACTGGAGATTAGCTGCTCGTCTTAA
- a CDS encoding putative PEP-binding protein: protein MTNKTQAELNYLELLTNTAQLANEECSIGLVSLDALSQSLIGIHPYAVVNTHKLDDKKQQEVLELAGEHGAPSEYYVSELTNALVSAAQKMKGQPLKVKLSGADSHTRSELLGSELENKEINPLIGLRGVSRFAEKKHRGSFELECEMIKRARNAEGMVNIELVIPFVRTLSESATIIDLLAEQGLCRGADGLKVHIMCELPGNALLADKFLQYFDGMVIDIDQLAQFTLGLEQSNASLSYLHDDQNEAVLSLVQQALKSAANTGKPCDVVTHFIHQAPKLQRWLLEHDVDTVICQ, encoded by the coding sequence ATGACAAATAAAACTCAGGCTGAACTGAATTATTTAGAATTACTGACAAACACTGCTCAATTAGCGAACGAGGAGTGTTCAATTGGCTTAGTATCGCTAGATGCTTTGAGTCAGTCACTTATCGGTATTCATCCTTATGCGGTCGTTAATACACATAAGCTGGACGACAAAAAGCAACAGGAAGTACTTGAACTTGCGGGGGAGCATGGCGCACCTTCGGAATACTATGTCTCTGAATTGACAAACGCGTTAGTTAGCGCAGCTCAAAAAATGAAGGGTCAGCCATTAAAGGTAAAACTTTCAGGGGCAGATTCGCATACACGCAGTGAGTTACTGGGCAGTGAATTAGAAAATAAAGAAATAAACCCTCTGATTGGTTTGCGCGGTGTTTCTCGTTTTGCAGAGAAGAAGCATCGAGGTAGCTTTGAACTTGAGTGTGAAATGATTAAACGTGCTCGTAATGCTGAAGGTATGGTCAATATTGAATTGGTTATTCCGTTCGTTCGTACGTTAAGTGAATCTGCAACCATCATTGATCTATTAGCTGAGCAAGGTTTGTGTCGTGGCGCAGATGGTTTGAAAGTGCACATTATGTGTGAATTACCGGGTAATGCATTGTTAGCCGATAAATTTTTACAGTACTTCGATGGTATGGTGATTGATATTGATCAGTTAGCTCAGTTCACTTTGGGTCTCGAACAGAGTAATGCTTCACTGAGTTATCTGCATGATGATCAAAATGAAGCAGTTTTATCATTAGTGCAGCAAGCCCTTAAATCGGCTGCCAATACAGGTAAACCTTGTGATGTAGTTACACATTTCATTCATCAAGCACCCAAGTTACAGCGTTGGTTGCTTGAACATGATGTTGATACGGTTATTTGTCAGTAA
- a CDS encoding NapC/NirT family cytochrome c: MWIWIKKWWSVIRQPPKYFSLGFLTLGGFIAGIIFWGAFNTGMELTNTEKFCASCHQNDVYQEIQSTIHFTNRTGVRAICSNCHVPHDWTDKMARKMQASKEVFAWLTGAISTPEKFEARRREMAEREWARMKKNDSLECRNCHEFVYMDFTRQSTRASKQHSTALADGSKTCIDCHKGIAHHLPEMKGVEGF, translated from the coding sequence ATGTGGATTTGGATTAAAAAGTGGTGGAGCGTTATTAGGCAACCCCCTAAATATTTTAGCCTTGGTTTTTTAACATTAGGCGGATTTATTGCAGGGATCATTTTCTGGGGCGCATTTAATACGGGAATGGAATTAACCAATACTGAAAAGTTCTGTGCCAGTTGTCACCAGAATGATGTGTACCAAGAAATACAAAGTACTATTCACTTTACGAACCGTACTGGTGTACGTGCTATTTGTTCGAATTGTCATGTACCGCATGATTGGACTGATAAAATGGCGCGTAAGATGCAAGCTTCTAAAGAAGTGTTTGCTTGGCTTACTGGGGCTATATCGACACCTGAAAAGTTCGAAGCTCGGCGGCGTGAAATGGCTGAACGTGAATGGGCGAGGATGAAAAAGAACGATTCATTAGAGTGTCGTAATTGCCATGAATTTGTCTATATGGATTTCACTCGTCAATCAACGCGTGCTTCAAAGCAGCATTCAACGGCGCTCGCCGATGGTAGTAAAACATGTATAGACTGTCATAAAGGTATTGCGCATCATTTGCCTGAAATGAAAGGGGTTGAAGGTTTTTAA